From the Herpetosiphon gulosus genome, one window contains:
- a CDS encoding DUF1385 domain-containing protein, producing MAERFPYGGQAVMEGVMMRGLHRASVAVRSPSGQIVIRDRELNLERRVFWSRLPLLRGIQLLGDALVIGMWALMFSASVTDDQAEQPLSKGQTALLVTTSVGISIALFFVLPLLVASGIASWANLGIYSRETIEGITRLVIFVGYLVLVGRTAEIRRVFGYHGAEHKAVSAYEAGCPLTVEHVRPFTTIHPRCGTTLLLIVVVLSIPVFALLGTFPFWLRLLSRIILVPFVAALAYELMRLTASKATNPIVRGLMTPALALQRLTTREPDDAMLEVAIAALARVLAADGQTVESQPIAVDIRPALTS from the coding sequence ATGGCTGAACGGTTTCCGTATGGTGGACAAGCGGTAATGGAAGGCGTGATGATGCGCGGTTTGCACCGGGCTAGTGTCGCTGTCCGTTCACCTTCCGGCCAGATCGTCATCCGCGACCGTGAACTAAACTTAGAGCGGCGGGTTTTTTGGAGTCGGCTACCACTGCTGCGAGGCATTCAGCTTTTGGGTGATGCCTTAGTGATTGGGATGTGGGCCTTGATGTTCTCGGCGAGTGTAACCGACGATCAAGCCGAGCAACCCTTGAGCAAAGGGCAAACAGCACTGCTGGTAACTACCTCGGTCGGCATATCGATCGCCTTATTTTTTGTTTTGCCTTTGCTAGTGGCTTCGGGAATTGCCAGTTGGGCCAATCTCGGCATCTACAGTCGCGAAACGATTGAAGGCATCACCCGCTTAGTGATTTTTGTTGGCTACTTGGTACTTGTCGGGCGAACCGCCGAAATCCGCCGAGTTTTCGGGTATCATGGGGCTGAGCACAAAGCCGTTTCGGCCTACGAAGCTGGTTGTCCATTGACCGTTGAGCATGTTCGACCGTTCACAACCATCCACCCGCGCTGTGGCACAACCTTATTACTGATTGTGGTGGTGCTCAGCATTCCTGTATTTGCATTGCTTGGCACGTTTCCCTTTTGGCTACGTTTGCTAAGTCGAATCATCCTAGTGCCGTTTGTGGCGGCGCTTGCCTACGAGCTTATGCGGCTAACCGCAAGCAAGGCAACCAACCCGATTGTGCGTGGTTTGATGACACCAGCATTGGCGCTGCAACGCTTGACCACCCGCGAACCCGACGATGCCATGCTTGAGGTAGCAATCGCTGCACTGGCGCGGGTCTTGGCCGCCGATGGTCAAACGGTTGAAAGTCAGCCAATCGCGGTCGATATTCGGCCTGCACTTACGTCCTAA
- the mnmA gene encoding tRNA 2-thiouridine(34) synthase MnmA: MAKIMVAMSGGVDSSLTAVLLKEQGHDVTGVTMHLWEGDDNGIMESQCCSVEMTAGARRVCAQYDIPYYVFNYQKDFRKHVIDYFLREYSSGATPNPCLACNRDLKFRVLLERAELLGFDGLATGHFVQITGGGEQPYDLRRGIDINKDQSYVLYMLSQRELSRLHFPLGGFTKPQVRQMARERGLVTADKPESMDICFIPDNNYRRFLNEERPEIMQPGPIVNRHGTVLGQHKGLPQYTIGQRKGLGIAAGSPLFVIEIDTVRNLLIVGDADELERRDFVIDDVRSVYGQIEAGTYAVQIRAHGEAVPATITSREDGTLHIRYDQPQRSVTPGQAAVLYRDDRVFGGGRISTERYS, from the coding sequence ATGGCAAAGATTATGGTCGCCATGAGTGGCGGCGTGGATAGCTCGCTCACCGCAGTTTTGCTCAAAGAACAAGGTCACGATGTGACTGGCGTGACCATGCACCTGTGGGAAGGCGATGATAATGGAATCATGGAAAGTCAATGTTGCTCAGTCGAAATGACTGCTGGAGCGCGGCGCGTCTGTGCCCAATACGACATTCCCTACTATGTATTCAATTATCAAAAAGATTTTCGCAAGCATGTGATCGATTATTTCTTGCGTGAATATTCGAGCGGAGCCACCCCCAACCCGTGCTTGGCCTGCAACCGTGATCTTAAATTTCGGGTGCTGCTCGAACGGGCTGAACTTTTGGGCTTTGATGGCTTAGCTACGGGCCATTTTGTGCAGATTACAGGTGGCGGCGAACAGCCTTACGATCTGCGGCGCGGAATTGATATCAACAAAGATCAATCGTATGTGTTGTATATGCTGAGCCAACGTGAATTGAGCCGTTTACACTTTCCATTGGGTGGTTTTACCAAGCCCCAAGTACGCCAAATGGCCCGTGAACGCGGCTTAGTGACCGCCGACAAGCCCGAAAGCATGGATATTTGTTTCATACCCGATAACAACTATCGACGCTTTTTGAACGAAGAACGACCTGAAATTATGCAACCAGGCCCAATTGTCAATCGCCATGGCACAGTGCTTGGTCAACATAAAGGCTTGCCGCAATACACGATTGGTCAGCGCAAAGGCTTGGGAATTGCCGCAGGCTCGCCATTATTCGTGATTGAAATCGACACGGTACGTAATTTGCTGATTGTCGGTGACGCAGACGAACTTGAACGCCGCGATTTTGTGATCGACGATGTGCGCAGCGTCTATGGTCAGATCGAAGCCGGAACCTATGCGGTGCAAATCCGCGCTCATGGCGAAGCCGTGCCAGCTACCATCACCTCCCGCGAGGATGGCACGCTGCACATTCGCTATGACCAACCACAACGTTCGGTGACTCCAGGCCAAGCTGCCGTGCTCTATCGTGATGATCGAGTCTTTGGTGGCGGTCGGATCAGTACGGAGCGCTATTCGTGA
- a CDS encoding ATP/GTP-binding protein has protein sequence MQTVKMVISGAVNAGKTQFIRAISEIEVVSTERKASDDTKLLKGETTVAMDFGRITISDDLVLHLFGTPGQKRFDFMWEILSEGMLGLIVLVDSTRPETFRETNRIIDFFTSQRDAPYVVAANKQDHENAWAPDELRLALRLPAHVKIVPCVATQKDSVKNVLLELLYVIMQRSTD, from the coding sequence ATGCAGACTGTCAAAATGGTTATCAGTGGCGCGGTTAACGCTGGTAAAACACAGTTCATTCGTGCCATTAGTGAAATCGAGGTGGTTTCGACCGAACGGAAGGCCTCCGACGATACCAAGTTACTCAAAGGCGAAACCACCGTTGCAATGGACTTTGGCCGCATTACCATCAGTGATGATTTGGTGTTGCACTTGTTTGGCACACCCGGCCAAAAACGCTTCGACTTTATGTGGGAAATCTTGTCCGAGGGGATGCTCGGCTTGATTGTGTTGGTCGATAGCACCCGGCCTGAAACGTTCCGTGAAACAAATCGGATTATCGATTTCTTCACTTCGCAACGTGATGCGCCGTATGTCGTCGCTGCCAATAAGCAAGACCACGAGAACGCTTGGGCACCTGATGAGTTGCGGCTCGCCTTGCGGTTGCCAGCCCATGTTAAAATTGTTCCCTGTGTGGCAACCCAAAAGGATTCGGTTAAAAATGTGCTGCTAGAATTGCTCTACGTTATTATGCAGCGCTCAACCGACTAA
- a CDS encoding DUF427 domain-containing protein — MLREISIKAKHDNATLAKGVETQSVFRLEGNWYFDQAAVNMHNLRVTERTYVCPHKGTCFWIDLVTDAGVVADIGWVYTIVKPNYEHIKDKIAFYGGNRHATAEA; from the coding sequence ATGTTACGGGAAATTAGCATTAAAGCGAAACATGATAATGCGACCTTGGCCAAAGGGGTTGAAACTCAGTCGGTTTTTAGGCTCGAAGGCAATTGGTATTTTGACCAAGCAGCAGTCAATATGCACAATTTACGGGTGACTGAACGCACCTATGTTTGCCCCCATAAAGGCACCTGCTTCTGGATTGATTTAGTGACTGATGCAGGCGTGGTGGCGGATATCGGCTGGGTTTATACCATCGTCAAGCCCAATTACGAACATATTAAGGATAAAATTGCCTTTTACGGCGGCAATCGCCACGCCACAGCCGAAGCATAA
- a CDS encoding sigma-54 dependent transcriptional regulator, whose amino-acid sequence MTKATEQRHILIADDDPGIRGLLCEVFDEEGYLTEPAEHGGEVLAKMTKKHPYDLLIMDVRMPGQDGLTILEQLRKNGITTPVIMMTAHGTSSTAIRAIQIGAYDYVIKPFDVEEVTLVVKRLFDHQQLASKVRELEAKSFDPRDKMIGNSPAMQEIYKQIGRVAHTDATVLITGETGTGKEVLANLIHVNSARRNGPMVKVNCAALPESLLESELFGHEKGAFTGAVAQRKGRFELAHKGSIFLDEIGEMTLATQKKLLRILQEREFERVGGTTTVRVDVRVIAATNRDLEADVRAGTFREDLYYRLNVITLHLPALRQRIGDIPLLAEFFLDKYRYAPSSPPARISEDAMERLNNYDWPGNVRQLEHEIERAVILARGSVITSEHMSLVPSSRSALQVDIAARLREKSTLDELLADVERLALQEALVQHDDDIKVAARSLGLSEADFQKRQKKYSS is encoded by the coding sequence GTGACCAAAGCTACCGAACAACGACATATCTTAATTGCTGATGACGATCCAGGGATTCGTGGTCTGTTATGCGAGGTCTTTGATGAAGAGGGCTATCTGACCGAGCCTGCTGAGCATGGCGGCGAAGTTTTAGCCAAAATGACCAAGAAACATCCCTATGATCTGTTGATTATGGATGTGCGCATGCCTGGCCAAGATGGCTTGACTATCCTTGAGCAATTGCGCAAAAATGGCATCACCACCCCAGTAATTATGATGACCGCTCATGGCACTTCATCAACCGCGATTCGAGCGATTCAAATTGGTGCCTACGATTACGTCATCAAGCCGTTTGATGTTGAAGAAGTAACTTTGGTTGTCAAACGCTTGTTCGATCATCAGCAATTGGCTTCGAAAGTGCGCGAACTCGAAGCCAAAAGTTTTGATCCCCGCGATAAGATGATTGGCAATAGCCCAGCCATGCAGGAGATCTACAAGCAAATTGGGCGTGTTGCTCACACCGACGCAACCGTTTTGATTACGGGCGAAACTGGCACAGGCAAGGAAGTTTTGGCCAACCTGATTCACGTGAATTCAGCGCGACGCAACGGCCCAATGGTCAAAGTCAATTGTGCCGCTTTGCCTGAATCGTTGCTCGAAAGCGAATTGTTTGGCCATGAAAAAGGCGCGTTTACTGGGGCAGTCGCTCAGCGCAAGGGTCGCTTTGAATTAGCCCACAAAGGCTCAATCTTCCTTGATGAAATTGGCGAAATGACCCTTGCTACCCAGAAAAAGCTGCTGCGCATTTTGCAAGAGCGCGAGTTCGAGCGAGTTGGCGGCACAACCACCGTGCGGGTTGATGTGCGGGTGATCGCGGCCACCAATCGTGATCTTGAAGCCGACGTGCGGGCTGGCACGTTCCGCGAAGATTTGTACTATCGTTTGAATGTGATCACGTTGCATTTGCCAGCCTTACGCCAACGGATTGGCGATATTCCCTTGTTGGCTGAATTTTTCTTGGATAAATATCGTTATGCGCCCTCATCGCCACCAGCTCGCATCTCCGAAGATGCCATGGAGCGCCTGAATAATTACGATTGGCCAGGCAATGTGCGCCAACTTGAGCATGAGATCGAGCGAGCGGTGATTTTGGCTCGTGGCAGTGTAATTACTAGTGAGCATATGTCGTTGGTTCCATCGTCACGCTCGGCTTTACAAGTTGATATTGCTGCTCGTTTGCGCGAAAAATCGACGCTTGATGAGTTGCTGGCCGATGTTGAACGTTTGGCCTTGCAAGAAGCACTGGTTCAGCACGACGATGATATTAAGGTTGCCGCTCGTAGCCTTGGCCTGAGCGAAGCCGATTTCCAAAAACGCCAGAAAAAGTATAGTTCGTAG
- a CDS encoding DUF4388 domain-containing protein: MALVGNLRDFALADFLYLIDRGYKTGSLQLNRQSAAATLYFEKGKLLYAAQTQERETLGEMLQRTGKLTPQQAQQAVQLQQTDGNQSLGTVLIDSDILTREDLQRHIQTHIEETVYSLFGWPDGEFCFNAGVKLDRDDVQSLVPLGVENLIMEGVRRVDEWGRIKDHIPNTDMIARFVDQPLEKAKSINLTPDEWRIFARINGKDSIKEVISRTGLSEFDVSRIVYGFISAGLVEVTRPRPPVPATGRAGAGAAAGAPKRSLVSRIINRIRGM, translated from the coding sequence ATGGCTCTTGTTGGTAATTTGCGCGACTTTGCACTCGCTGATTTTCTTTATCTGATCGATCGCGGGTACAAAACTGGCAGTTTACAACTGAACCGTCAAAGTGCCGCAGCAACGCTCTACTTTGAAAAGGGAAAACTGCTCTACGCCGCGCAAACGCAAGAACGCGAAACGCTCGGCGAAATGTTGCAGCGCACGGGGAAACTCACGCCGCAACAAGCGCAGCAGGCGGTGCAACTGCAGCAAACTGATGGCAATCAATCGCTTGGAACGGTGCTGATCGACAGCGATATTCTTACGCGCGAAGATCTGCAACGCCATATCCAAACCCACATAGAAGAGACGGTGTACAGTCTGTTTGGCTGGCCCGATGGTGAGTTTTGCTTCAATGCCGGGGTGAAACTCGACCGTGATGATGTCCAATCGCTGGTACCGCTTGGGGTGGAAAACCTCATTATGGAGGGTGTACGCCGCGTCGATGAATGGGGCCGCATCAAGGATCATATTCCCAATACCGATATGATCGCTCGCTTTGTCGATCAGCCACTCGAAAAGGCTAAAAGCATCAACTTAACGCCCGATGAATGGCGAATTTTTGCCCGCATCAACGGCAAAGATTCGATCAAAGAAGTGATTAGTCGGACTGGCTTGAGTGAATTTGATGTGAGCCGCATTGTATACGGCTTCATTTCGGCAGGCTTGGTTGAGGTAACCCGACCTCGCCCTCCTGTCCCAGCGACGGGACGCGCTGGTGCTGGTGCCGCTGCAGGAGCACCAAAACGCAGCCTCGTCTCACGGATCATCAATCGTATTAGGGGAATGTAG
- a CDS encoding DUF1152 domain-containing protein: MQLNLPILDQLQGRRSILIAGMGGGFDIFCGLPIFLQLRQQGFNVHLANFSFSDLEAASNLHYLGDTVYGVPSLPHEPEFVPSHSPIDATQVVLFQRYSPFIYFPELYLAEWFRQTYGEPLTVWAFLRSGVKPLLASYRRLVQHLSIDAIILIDGGVDALVQGDEAEIGTLVEDSISLAAVNQLHEVPTKIVACIGLGAERDMHYPHIFQNIATLAEAEILLGTCSLVKQMPVYQAYAAAVHWTQSRIYQDPSVINSSIISAVEGYFGDYHLTSKTEGSKLDINPLMSIYWFFDLVGLAEQHLLLEPLLETEHLREVVQWVHTLRANLPIRPRLR; encoded by the coding sequence ATGCAGCTTAATTTGCCAATTCTCGACCAATTGCAGGGTCGTCGTTCTATCCTGATCGCAGGCATGGGCGGCGGTTTTGATATTTTTTGTGGTTTGCCGATTTTTTTGCAATTACGCCAACAGGGCTTTAATGTGCACTTGGCCAATTTCAGTTTTAGCGATCTTGAGGCTGCCAGCAATCTGCATTATCTTGGCGATACCGTTTATGGTGTGCCAAGCTTGCCGCATGAGCCAGAGTTTGTGCCCAGTCATAGCCCAATTGATGCAACCCAAGTGGTCTTGTTTCAGCGCTACAGTCCGTTTATCTATTTTCCCGAGTTGTATTTGGCCGAGTGGTTTCGCCAAACCTATGGCGAGCCATTAACGGTTTGGGCTTTTTTGCGCAGCGGGGTTAAGCCACTTTTGGCTAGTTATCGTCGCTTGGTGCAGCATCTCTCAATTGATGCCATCATTTTGATTGATGGTGGGGTTGATGCTTTGGTACAGGGCGACGAGGCCGAAATTGGCACCTTGGTTGAAGATTCAATCTCCTTAGCCGCCGTCAATCAGTTGCATGAGGTTCCGACCAAAATTGTGGCCTGCATTGGCTTGGGCGCTGAACGCGATATGCATTATCCCCATATTTTTCAAAATATTGCTACGCTGGCTGAGGCCGAAATTTTGCTAGGCACATGTAGCCTGGTCAAGCAGATGCCAGTTTATCAAGCCTACGCGGCGGCGGTGCATTGGACACAATCACGAATTTATCAAGACCCTAGTGTGATCAACAGCTCAATTATTTCAGCGGTTGAGGGCTATTTTGGCGATTATCATCTGACCAGCAAAACCGAGGGTAGTAAACTTGATATCAATCCGTTGATGAGTATCTATTGGTTTTTTGATTTGGTGGGTTTGGCTGAGCAGCATTTGTTGCTGGAGCCGCTGTTGGAGACTGAACATTTGCGCGAGGTGGTGCAGTGGGTGCATACGCTACGGGCAAATTTGCCAATTCGTCCGCGCTTACGTTAA
- the mazG gene encoding nucleoside triphosphate pyrophosphohydrolase, with product MLSQLLAQLPLDLSQGFQVVPAHKLLAPIPTPAEGADRAWCELQNIAEYQALLSPLPFQSAQALIITEIDSSNLSAVRASLLRRYPAEHPVHRLNETSLNQQTLATASSAQAWYLPALSIEADLASPSTLEWVMARLAGPHGCPWDRKQTPASLREFLLEETHETLEALDAEDWPNLKEELGDLLLQIVFHAEFGRQAGRFNLDQVYTAINSKLIRRHPHIFGTTEVSDADEVLRNWDAIKATEHQEKGSQRHSALDGIAKTLPPLATAQLIGKKAAKVGFDWPDISGVWAKVHEEIAELQAAVSPEEQAAEFGDVLFALTNLARWLKIDSESALRGTISKFRRRFVAVEQAAQAQGRQLSQLSLSEADTLWEAAKRTEKQ from the coding sequence ATGTTAAGTCAACTTCTCGCGCAATTACCACTTGATTTGAGCCAAGGCTTCCAAGTTGTGCCTGCCCACAAATTACTAGCTCCAATTCCCACTCCTGCCGAGGGCGCTGATCGGGCTTGGTGCGAATTGCAAAATATCGCTGAATACCAAGCTTTGCTTAGCCCGCTGCCCTTTCAATCCGCCCAAGCCTTGATCATCACCGAAATCGATTCAAGCAATCTATCAGCGGTTCGAGCCAGTTTATTACGGCGCTATCCTGCCGAACATCCCGTGCATCGCTTAAATGAAACTAGCCTGAACCAACAAACGCTCGCCACTGCCAGCAGTGCCCAAGCTTGGTATCTGCCAGCACTCAGCATCGAAGCCGATTTGGCTAGCCCAAGCACTTTAGAATGGGTTATGGCGCGTTTGGCGGGGCCACACGGCTGCCCATGGGATCGCAAACAAACGCCTGCCAGCTTACGCGAATTTTTGCTCGAAGAAACCCATGAAACACTCGAAGCACTTGATGCCGAGGATTGGCCAAATCTCAAAGAAGAATTGGGCGATTTACTCTTGCAAATCGTCTTTCATGCCGAGTTTGGTCGCCAAGCAGGCCGCTTCAATCTTGATCAGGTCTATACAGCGATCAACAGCAAGCTCATTCGTCGTCACCCACATATTTTTGGCACTACCGAGGTTAGCGATGCCGACGAAGTATTGCGCAACTGGGATGCGATTAAGGCGACCGAGCATCAAGAAAAAGGCAGTCAACGCCACAGTGCGCTTGATGGTATTGCCAAAACCTTGCCACCGCTGGCAACCGCTCAACTCATTGGCAAAAAAGCCGCCAAGGTTGGCTTCGATTGGCCCGATATTAGTGGGGTTTGGGCCAAAGTCCATGAAGAAATTGCTGAATTACAAGCCGCCGTTAGCCCTGAAGAACAAGCCGCTGAATTTGGCGATGTACTCTTCGCGCTAACCAATCTTGCCCGTTGGCTCAAAATTGATTCAGAAAGTGCCTTGCGTGGCACAATTAGCAAATTTCGCCGCCGTTTCGTGGCCGTTGAGCAAGCCGCCCAAGCTCAAGGCCGCCAACTGAGCCAACTCAGCTTGAGCGAAGCCGACACGCTCTGGGAAGCAGCCAAACGAACTGAGAAACAATAA
- a CDS encoding enoyl-CoA hydratase/isomerase family protein — protein sequence MSGLVTTEQTGAIFRITLNRPEKRNAISWQVGKDLRAAIDQAASASGVRVVVLSGYGSVFSAGIDLGDLMDLPNRYGEHWLRQMRTITDDWQALTTRLERLEIPTIAALHGMCLGLGLEIALACDFRIAAQGTKLALPETRLGIVPDVGGTTRLTRLVGVGRAKELIMTGRMFSATDAERWGIVNQLADADELNAVVQAFADELISAAPLAVGMAKRVIDGMFDIDRGLLLEGWAQSQLIRTTDFSEGVQAAIARRAAEFKGE from the coding sequence GTGAGTGGTTTAGTCACAACTGAACAAACTGGCGCGATTTTTCGCATTACCCTCAATCGACCTGAAAAGCGCAACGCTATTAGTTGGCAAGTTGGCAAGGATTTACGCGCGGCGATCGATCAGGCCGCCAGTGCTTCGGGCGTGCGGGTGGTTGTGTTGAGCGGATATGGCTCGGTCTTTTCGGCAGGCATCGATCTTGGCGATTTGATGGATTTGCCCAATCGCTATGGTGAGCACTGGTTACGCCAAATGCGCACGATCACCGACGATTGGCAAGCTTTGACCACTCGCCTCGAACGCTTGGAAATTCCCACCATCGCTGCCTTGCATGGCATGTGCCTTGGCTTGGGCTTGGAAATTGCCTTAGCTTGTGATTTTCGGATTGCTGCCCAAGGTACGAAATTGGCCTTGCCTGAAACCCGCTTGGGGATCGTACCTGACGTTGGTGGCACAACTCGCTTAACCCGCTTGGTTGGAGTTGGCCGCGCCAAAGAATTGATTATGACCGGGCGAATGTTCAGCGCCACTGATGCTGAGCGCTGGGGCATTGTCAATCAATTAGCTGATGCTGATGAGTTAAATGCTGTGGTGCAAGCGTTTGCTGATGAGTTAATTTCGGCAGCGCCATTGGCTGTTGGTATGGCCAAGCGGGTGATCGATGGCATGTTTGATATTGATCGGGGCTTGTTACTCGAAGGCTGGGCCCAAAGCCAATTGATTCGCACCACCGATTTTAGCGAAGGTGTCCAAGCAGCAATCGCCCGCCGCGCCGCCGAATTCAAGGGCGAGTAA
- the murA gene encoding UDP-N-acetylglucosamine 1-carboxyvinyltransferase yields METFVIEGGHRLNGTITPAGNKNAALPLLAACLLSDQPIILRNMPDIADVRVKVQLLQSLGIECSWLEENVLRVHAATINTSEPDTALARRIRTSILLAGPLLVRTGRAVLARPGGDSIGHRRLDTHFLALTALGAEVEVTKQAYELKADGLVGTDIFLDEMSVTGTEQAIMAAVLATGTTTIVNAASEPHVQDLCRCLFAMGAKITGIGTNSLQIQGVSRLNGTEYTLGPDFMEVGSFIGLAAVTGSNIRIANARPEEHRMTRIMFGRLGVTWQDEGPDIVIPAEQELRVRDDLHGVVPKIDDMPWPGFPPDLMSIALVIATQAQGTVLIHEKMFDGRLFFVDKLLSMGARVILCDPHRAVVVGPAKLYGERLTSPDIRAGMALVIAALCAKGTSVISNIAQIDRGYQRIEQRLAALGARIERRPAE; encoded by the coding sequence GTGGAAACCTTTGTGATTGAGGGCGGTCATCGCCTGAACGGGACGATTACGCCTGCCGGAAACAAAAATGCTGCCTTGCCATTGTTAGCGGCCTGTTTGCTCAGCGACCAACCAATTATTCTGCGTAATATGCCCGATATTGCTGATGTGCGCGTCAAGGTACAGTTATTGCAGTCATTGGGCATCGAATGTAGCTGGCTCGAAGAGAATGTACTGCGGGTTCACGCCGCCACCATCAATACCTCGGAGCCGGATACTGCGCTTGCGCGGCGAATTCGGACCTCGATTTTGCTGGCGGGGCCGTTGTTGGTGCGAACTGGTCGGGCAGTTTTAGCGCGACCAGGTGGCGATTCGATTGGCCATCGGCGTTTGGATACGCACTTTTTGGCGCTCACTGCCTTGGGTGCTGAAGTTGAAGTAACCAAACAAGCCTATGAACTCAAAGCCGATGGTTTGGTTGGCACGGATATTTTCCTTGATGAAATGAGCGTAACTGGCACTGAACAGGCGATCATGGCGGCTGTGTTGGCTACTGGCACGACCACAATTGTCAACGCCGCTTCTGAGCCACATGTGCAAGATCTGTGTCGTTGTTTGTTTGCCATGGGCGCTAAAATTACGGGCATCGGCACAAATAGCTTGCAAATTCAAGGGGTTTCGCGGCTGAATGGTACTGAATATACCCTCGGCCCCGATTTTATGGAGGTTGGTTCGTTTATCGGCTTGGCGGCAGTAACGGGCAGTAACATTCGCATCGCCAACGCACGCCCCGAAGAACACCGCATGACGCGAATTATGTTTGGGCGCTTGGGTGTAACATGGCAAGATGAAGGCCCGGATATTGTGATTCCTGCTGAGCAAGAGCTACGGGTGCGTGACGATTTGCACGGGGTTGTGCCCAAAATCGACGATATGCCATGGCCTGGCTTCCCACCTGACTTGATGAGCATTGCTTTGGTGATTGCGACTCAAGCTCAAGGCACGGTGTTGATCCACGAAAAGATGTTTGATGGACGCTTATTCTTTGTTGATAAATTGCTAAGCATGGGCGCACGGGTGATTTTGTGCGATCCGCATCGGGCGGTGGTGGTTGGCCCAGCCAAACTCTATGGCGAACGCCTGACCAGCCCTGATATTCGCGCTGGCATGGCCTTGGTAATTGCTGCCTTGTGTGCCAAAGGCACGAGTGTTATTTCGAATATTGCCCAAATTGATCGGGGCTACCAACGGATTGAACAGCGGCTGGCTGCGCTTGGAGCGCGGATCGAACGCCGTCCTGCTGAATAA